Genomic segment of Primulina tabacum isolate GXHZ01 chromosome 11, ASM2559414v2, whole genome shotgun sequence:
GCATTATCAAATTATTACCGTTTCTATCATTTTCACAACCACCCcccaataaaaaataaaaaaaatcataaactagAGGAAGGGCATACATACACAAATACTAAGAATGTTGTGATATCATGAAAATAAGAGCAAGGAAAATGGAAGTACCAAACTCTCTATCCCTGCACCAAGACCCTCAGCCAGTCCAGAGAGAAGATCCAAACAGCAAACAATAAACTCTTTATCATACTGTGCAACAGCTGAAACAGGATCGACCTGAAAGAAATCTTCAATCCCTTGTACAAGTTTTAAGTGAACAAATGAATTAATTTTGATCGGTTCCGTTAAGAGTAACGTATTTAGAGCAGAATCTACACATAATAGGACAAGTGCCACAGAAATGATCTAGAGAAACACAAACACTAAATCAATATTCACAAAAAAGGGCGAGCTTATTAAGAAACAGGACCAGTACACTCAATTGAATGGAAAGAAAAAAGCGAACAAAGCCAGGCGCAGTCTCCAGTTGCAAATTGATATGATATTgcagaaataaaatatatagaAGACAATTCCATACATTCTAAACAAGTGACAATAAATTCTTAATCATTATGGTCCCACAGCACAGACTGCCTTGAACTCTGAAGAAACTTGCATATCTAGGGAAATAAATGTTAGAGCAAGACCATAGAATGTTACTGGAAAAATATCTACATAATCAAATCATAAGAACACAGGATCGAAGTTTAACGTACATAGGAAAATTGTTAGTAAATACTCTATAGATGCCAACAAAGTTAAATATTTAATCCAATCAATAACTCGGTAAACAAATATCATGCAGCAGAAAACCTTAGCCAATTGTTGAGTTTGGATAATGTCAATGCATCTCTGAAACACTGGCAGCGCAAAATGCGAAAAACCAGTTCCTAGTGCCTGCAAAGAACACATTATTAACTCTGACTACCATCACAGCTTAGTCACAATCATACAAAAACAAAGTGTTCAGTCAGGAAAAAAATTCAATAGCCCATAGTTTTATGACGACCTACGCCCATTAAAACACAATGTTGAATCATGTGCATATTTGATTTAAAAGCAAAGAAAAGATAGTTCTCTAAACATTGGAAAGTACCCAATAAATCTAAACAATGCTTCTGATTGCCATTATACATACAACTTTAACTACTTAGCCAATCACAACAAAATGAAGAAAATTAAGAGTTGTGTCAGCATCTCGAGATTAGAGCCATGTTTGAAATGCATGAAAAATTCAGGGACAATAAGGCCAGTTGTTAACATAACATATTGGACTTGCGGTATTTAAGCATGCTTTATTCAAAGTAAATGTCAGTGTCTTACTGCCTTTGCCAGCTCAGATTATCAGATGTCAAAAGATATGAATAGAGTcctcaaattttatataaaGTTTAGAATAGTATTCTTTTGATGTTGTGGAAGAGGCATACCAAAGGATAAAATGATTTCAAGACATACAAAGGTGATTAAGTACCTGGGCTATTGATGTAAAACATTCCAACAGTTGAAAAAGATCTTTGTCAGAATTCGATAGCTGCTGCCACTTTGCAATTAATGGGGGCATCAAGATTTCGAGATATTGGGGCTGCGGTAATCAATATATACAGAAGTAATATTTGTTAATGCGGTGCTGTGTGAGGGAGAAGCATGACAAAGAAAATGAGCATAAATGCAACTGAGGTAAGAGATGTTAAAGCTTTTACATTAGTTTTACCTGATTTAGTTCCCCTCCGACAGCATCTGCTAAAGTTCCAATAGCATCATATACAATTCTAAGGTTTCGTCTCTGTAAAATTTGAGCCAAATTTAACAAAAGAACAAGAAATTAAGAGTAGAGTAGACTCTAGAAATTCTAATGCATGAGCATAAGTAAAAGGTTCTGATCTCCTATTTGATAGCATTAAAACAGAACAGAGCACACTAGGAACACAAGTCAACCTGATATTTCCCAAAGGCAAATATTAAGTGCCTAAGAATGACGTCTAATCGTGATACTAATCCTCCTGCAGCCTCCTGCATATTAAAGAAAACGTTAGGGCAGCCAGGAACAGAATTTGCATTCATTTTCGGTAGCTGTGTTTAACAGGTAGAGAGGTGAATTAGAAAGATGGACAGCAAAATAAATCTATACTAAAAAAAACCTCTTCAAGTGTCGCAAAAGCAGAACACGCAGCCTCTTGCACACGCTTGTTATCATCCAATAATCTCCGTAACAGCCCAATAAGAATTGTGTCGAACTGGTCATGACCTTCTTGATGGGCAGTACCCTAGAACACAAACAAATTGTTCTGAATCTAGAAAACCAAGTATCAGAGTGGAAACAAAAAAAGTACGTGAAACAAAAAATTAGGCACAAGAACATAACTCAAGCCATATATAAATATCTATATATCAGTCAACCAAGAAATAGAACCTCCACTAAAAGATGGGACCGTAAAAGACTAATGCTGGAATAGCTCAGTCAATAGTGCAAAGGAAAAACTGTTCTGTCTGCCCCCTGGCAAAATATACCTTCTAAACAAATATGTTCACTTGCGTCGAGTACCATTTCACTACTTTCGAGGCAATACAAGCTCCGGTTTGAAAAACACTAGTTAACTGTAAAAAGACAACTAGGGAGGTGAATTACCGCAACAAAGAAACCTAGCCCCTCCAACACGATGTGAGGGCGTGTACCTAACTAATCAAAGATTTCTTATAGCCATTTGTGTCACAGGTATACGGGAACTGGTGGCATGTTATTACACTTCAACGAAacactaaataaattatatattcacCAAGGCTTGAGTCGAAACAAGAACTAGCTTTGCAATAACTTGGCGTCttgatgaaataaaagtttctaCTGCTCAGTACTccgaatataaaaaaaattcaccaTAGAtttaagcaaaaaaaaaaaagtagtaTAGGGGACACTTTCCTTCATGTATCAAGCAATCGATGATTTCAAATAACTAATACAAAAAGTGCCATTTACTCTTGAACCAAATTTTACCAGGTTCACTTTTAAAACATTATTAGCAGACATGGTTCAGCATctagaaataattattacttCAAAAAATCCAAAGAGGTCAGTGTAGTGGAGTTCTTCAAAGCATCATAAGAGAAGAGTCGAAGATCCTTCTCTATCTCAAACAAAAACTAACCAGACTATTTATATTACCTGTACAATATATTTGCTGAAACGGGAAATTGTCCAACAAGAGATACTCCGTATAAGGGGAAACTTGTCATCTAGCAGTGGAGTCAGAAATGAAATAATCTGCAAATCAAAAGAATGTTACGCAAATTAGGATAAGGAAAAAAGAGAATGCTGAACCAGTCttcataatttaaattttgatgTTACAAGAAGCATAAATAAGTATCAGAATGAGTAAAAAACACTTCCGAGAAATGGCCAAGCTTAAACAAACTGGTATAATATCGCGCCATCAAAAACatagaaaagaaaaattaaGGACAAAAAGATCCAAAAATAGTGTTATGACTGGTATGTCTGAGCTTCACTTTAAGCAGACATGTGTTCAGGCCACAGAAATTTTACGACAAATTTTTACCACAACAAACATAATTCTGATAACATATCTCATGACaagaaaattaaaacaaattgaTCGTGGCTAGGAGAAACTTGAGGGAAAATAACATTCATTTTGAAAGCCAAACAAAAAATATAGATAACACAATAGCAAACAAGGCATTTGGTTTAGAAAGAGAAATCCATGCTACTAACTGCACCTGGTAACTTACGGTTGAATTACATAGCTATTTCAGACACATAACAAGAGATATTATAGTAATTTACCAATTTGTTGAATTGTAATCTGAATTGGGCAAAATGGGTCCTACAAGAGAGCTTTTAAGGGTAATTTCCTATTTCAGATAAGAAATTGGCTGAATATGGGGCAGAGATAGTAAAAAAGCTAATGAGGacaaaagaattgaaagcaaaTATATTGCCATAAAACAGGATCTTCTTTAGATAATAAACAAAAGGCTGAACAGGTACACATTAGGGGAATATACTTGAGCAGTATTAACAAGAGAGTCCGATATCTTACAACCAACATAAAATTTGTCAATAATAGGGGAAGTGAAAGGCTAACTAACCAAAGTAGAAAACCTAGAGCATATTCTTGTAAAAAATCCGGTGATGaatgatattcttatttttcTATATTCCATGGCAGCAAGGACTATCCTTCGCAGTTTTTCATTATGTTGTACTTCTTCCCTGCCTCACTTCCATGATGTGAAAATCTTAGCAAAGCATCAACACAGTCTGTCGTTGAATCACCAAGGTTAATTGTTGATTACCAAGTGATGTTCACCCTTAGGTAAGGTCAGATATTTGACTAAAGTTTCATGCAGGTCTGAAAACCATGATATCTCAAGCTATGGCCCCTGCTACTCCACAAATCTGCAGCTAAAGCGTAATTGAGTTCATGCTTTCATCACCCTGGCAGTTATCGACCCCACCATAGTTGTCGAACGCGCGTAGCGCCCCGTAGCGTAGCGCAGAGCGAATCGCGTAGCGAGGGCTATTTGAAAGTAAAGCGCCACAAGCATGTAAATCCGACAGCCCGATGTCCGACGGCCGACAGCGCGATGTCCGGCGAGAGAAGCGGTTGACAATTGTAGGGTTTAAGTAAGGCTTGGAGAAATGGAGAAGATTGAACTAGAAGACGATACAGTACAGCGTTGATTTCATAGGCCAAAaattaacttttttttaaaaagtccTACGCTTTTCTTTCCTATAGCGTCGTTATCGCCTCAACGCTATTTTGTTAATAGCGACGATAGCGCTCACTATGTGGAAGTCTTGTGCGCTTAGCGCCCTGTAGCCATGGGGCTTCGCGTCGCTACGCGCTATAGCGAGCGCTACACTCGCTATTGACAATTATGGACCCCACCAAATTTCTAACATGCTGTTTCCCAATGTTTTATGTTGAAGTACATTGAATAGCCAAGATTAATATATAAACAACAGAACTGCAAGGAAATCATAGATAACAGAACATCTGAGTTACGTTGCTATGCCCTTAAAGCATAGTTGTTTGACATACTGTAGGATATGCTTAACTTGATGGATAATCATGCacttaaaaaaaacatgtttttataCTTTAAGGAGCAAAGAAATGTAGAATCAGATCAACACAAAGTAATTTCACAACAATAGTATAAGTATTGTGGAGTTAATAGTGTCAGGTTACTTAAAATACTTGAGAATGGAAAAAATGAGATAAGGGAGGGAAAGAGATTTGAATCAAAATGCAAACCTAAGAAGTCATTTCGAACTAATTTATATAAACATTTACCTCTGACAAATGGGGATACAGTCCATTAATGCAACCCTCACCTATAGCACCAAGAGCTAAAACTGCAGCTTCCCTGTCTTTCCAAGCTTCATCACCGCCAGTGGACAACTTTTTCTGCATAAAAAGAAAAAGCGAAAATTATAGAAGCTTGAGAAgtaatcaaaacataataaaactggATGATTAATTTAATTGAAAAGACAAAAAGCACAAATATCATCCTCTCAAATTATTTCAGCAGCTACCCTCAATAATTGCGAGGATTTCACGCTTCACTTTATGGCCTTCTTCCAAATTAATAATGGAAAACGATACACTAAAAAGCAtacctaaataaattctacctAATTGAATTGTTTAACGAATATGATCAAGTAATGCAATACATTTTCATATATTTTCATTAACGGCAGAAATTTGTATTCTCGAAAATATTGTCTAAAAACTATTTCAAAGTAGATCACCAAATCGCTATATAAATTGTCCATATTCACTATGAATGATGCaattgaaagaaagattgaagtgtgtgtgtgtctgtGTGCATCTAAAGACATACACAGCCCTCTTAAGATTTGCTTAAATGTGTCATACTCTTTCTTTGTGGgtaatttttatccaaaaaccATATGAAGCAATTTGTTCACAGGgattaaaaaaaaggaaaaagaaaggaaaaaattGGGGCATTGCAGCACAATACATAAGATCTAAAATAAGCTCAGTAATATATTAGATTACACCACGCACGCATGTAACGAGAGTATTTTCGTCCCAGGAAATTTTAGTCAGGTCGAGAATAATGAGAATAAAGTAGAGAAACTAGCAAGGGAAAAACAAAGAACAGAAGCTACAATAAATAGCAAAGCGACCTAACCACCTCTATAACGGGCATCAATGTGGGTAAAATATCATCCCCAAAAACATTGGAGAGAAAATCCAGAGCAGCTGCACTGCACTTTCTCAAATTCCAAACATTCACAATGTCGTCATCCTGTAATTAAAAAATCCTATCAGCTAATGAAAATATGTGCTATAgacatcatttaaaaatagaatTGACATCTAATTAATTGTGCGGTCAGGACAAAATTTCAAGGTCATCCACTCCCAAAAAACCAAAAATGCTCACCACTTGAAAATAACACACATGCAATATTCGACATAATGTAAATATTCCACCCCAAAGTACACAAAAATTAAAGTAAAGAAAAAAACCCAAGTTTCTCCCTGGACAATATGACAGGATGATCAATTAATACACACCTCGTCTTCTGCATCCTCTGATCCATGAAAACGTGACGAATGGAAACGAGGTTTCAGATCCTGGGTTAAATAATAGTTacgaaaattgtgattttaatcATATGAAGTAACAGTACAGAAAAATGACAAGTAAACCTGATCTCGATCCGGAAGAGATCCATCCTCCTGCAATGAAAaggtgaaaaaaaaaacagcatTAATTTCAATTAATGTTTGAATCAAGTTGAAGTCCGGTAATGAAGCAGACTACAAACCTCGGCTTCCAAAACTGATTCGTCATCATCAGCGTAAGCCATGTTTGAAAGCAAAACCTACACAAGTTGTTTAAATTCATCGAAAGATATAAACAAGTAGCATCAGATATATAATGAGAGTCTGATGGGGGAGCATACTGGAATAAGGCGTGGTAAAAATTCCCTCAAGTTTTCAGGGGGCAATTCAGCTTCGCAGTAAGTTGACCTATAGACCAAAGTCAGCAACTTAAATACGGAACTCATAACTACAGAGTTGAAAAGGCATTATGAATACAATAATAGACATGAAAGAAAATGAACTGGTAAAGGAATAAAAGTAACAAAATAAGGCAAAAGGACATTCAAGTTAAAACTTGGGTGTCCTTCAGAAATAAGGAGGGCTAAATATCTTAAGATCTGCTCGGACCATGAACATTTTTGAGTAATTGACAAAAATTAGATTAGCTGTCCAATAACCTAGTTGACTGGGCCATGAGGCCATCTCTAACATTCATATCTTGTAACCAGTATGGTGGGGTTAGTAAATGAGATCGCGAGTATATACCTATTAATCCATTAATAAACATATGAGAAACAACATATTAGCAAAAAGGATGCAGCGTTTGACACCTGGGCACAACAACCTATTGAAGAACATAGCAGAATATTCAAGGGCATCTTTTCATCAAATGGAATAAGATTTGGAACTCTACAACCTAACCTACACATCGATAGCTCGAACGGCTAAACATGTGCATTCAGAGAtagataaaaatgaaaaaaaaaagtaaaaaataaattatttatttagaaaccAAAACATCAAATATGTGGTCAAAATAATGCAGAAcataaaaaagaaagaaactaACGTGAATAATCCAACTTAGTTGCTGTGAGCTTCAAAAAAGTAAATTTCCAAAACATGCAAGGTGAAATCACTAAGGAGAGTCAAAGAATATTGGATCATCAACTCACAAGATGGCATCTCCTACTAAACATTAAAACTTGATGCAAATGCAAATGAAACATGGAAATTTACCTCTATTTACAAACAAAACTAatccattaaaaaaaaacacgaTATTGCCAGGTGCATAAAGAAGAGAACAACTATTTTACCAAAATTCACAAGCTTCTAGAGCCACTTCATCATCGGGGTCCTTGTTGACTATCAATATATACTCGATTACATTCCTTAAATGAGGCTGCATAAGGTTATCTAATTAATACAAGGACAGCAGAAGAAAAGCTTTTGGAACCGAATCTTATGTACCCCAAAAAAAATATCAgatcaaatttatttatgtatttaagtATCATAAAAGATTGAAGTGACTTTTAAACTGAACATTGTAGAAAACTGAGCATGAAAAAAAGAACTGCACACCTCCAGGACAGCTGAACGAACTTCAACTAGCTGAACAAATGCAGAACACACCTGTTCCACGGAAgggtaaaaaaaaacaaaatgccACCAAATAGTTTAGTGACTCATAAATGAAAGCCTTAAAACTTAGCAAATCATATGTAAGTCACAAAAGATGTGACTAATGTCAATGAAATCATGATcaattaataaaacaaaaaaatggcACAAGTTTAAAATTCATCACCAGATTCCATGGCAATTTTAAGCATAATAAGAATAAACCTGGATAGATAAACTTCAAAGGATCTCAACTTTTAACAAGCAATCACAGAATACTTTTTCCTTTTCCAATCATGGTATAGTGGGCAGCAAGGCAAAGTAAATTTCCAATTGACTACAAAAGAGTATGAAAACAAAATAGTGTATAACTGTTTACAGAATTAGCCAGTTTTATTGAATATTTTATCCAAGAAAAAGAAGTGAAAAAGAACCCATCTCTACAAAATACCCAACCTTACTTCTTAGCCATCcaaaaaaaatgagaaaataatgtCAATAATAGAACATCAGAAAGAAAAGCTGAAAAGGAAAAAGATGTCTACATTATCATGGGCAACTTTCACAAACTAAGCTCGCACAGTCCACCCAAAATCAGAATCACAGgcaaaatgaaaatgaaaaggCAAAGTTGAAGAAGTTCCAAAAGAACTCATGCAATCACGAACGCTCAATGATAGAATGGATAGACACGAATGTATGACATATTAAACAAGTCTGTCCCATAGATCTGTTTACTTTTGGTGGAGCTGTATTTTGAAAAGACTTCATATCTTCATCGGGAAGTAAACAAAAGTTCACACTTGTCCTTTTTATCTTAGATTGAACGCATGGTGATGATTGGATTTCCACAACTTTTCATGATTGGACCACCTAACTTAGCCATGTATAGATAACGGTTATCTAGCATATTAGTTCACTGATGCGCTTAAGCTTACAAAGATTATTAAAAAGTTAAACTAACACGGTGAATCACAGAAGGCTCACTGACAAATTAATTCGGTAAGACCAAATATTCAATGTATAAATTAAACCATCGTCCAAGAAGAAAAAAGCGTGAGGAAGCCAGCATGAATATTTGAGGAGAACGGTAATTTCAGACTTAATCACAAATGAAAAgtagataaatatttgatttttatctGATTAACAATTGATAACTGAAAGAATTGCTTACCAACTTCCTAACTTCTGGAGCAGTGTCATTAGAGAGAACAAATAAACCTTGCAAATATTTGTCCATAGACGAATATAAGACCTGTAAATTTCATAAGAAAAGTTGTCACATGcagaaaaaagataaaaaagaaaaactggAAAAGTAACTAATCCAGTTGAACTCACTGTAGGCATTAGCAAGATGTACTGATTTACAGAACCCAAGGAAAGCTTCCTCAATGTAACGTTCGGCGATTGGAAAAGCTGTTTGCACAAAATAATACAAATTAATAAATGAGTCCATGGGTAAAATATGTTCCATTTACTCAATGAGACAAACAGCCAGAGAGAAGCAATGTAAGAAATAACTGGTGAAAAACCTGGAGGAATTTTGGAAGAAAAACATCAATGGGTCGTTCAGATATTCCAGGAATATCAGAATCAAGCACTTGGGGAGCATCCTCACATATCTGTGTCAAAACACGTCAGTAAAGCGTTAGACCTTTATATGAATCCTGTCTCCCATATTATTCTCTCATTAAGAACAACTGTGACAGAAAGAGTAAAGGGCCCTATAGAAAAGGTACAACAGTTTCATgctaaaatgtctatttgatcaAGATAAACACAACGGAGAAATTCCTTCACAGTATCAGACATCAACCGTATGCGCCTGACAAAGCTATAGAATTATGTAATGATAAAATTTAGCTCGTTGAGACGACCCCAAATGATGCATGAAGCACTTTCACATGGTGGTCTATAAAACAAAAGCCAAAATCTGAGAAAAAGTGACTCAGGAATAACTTAAATATAATGATAATCCATACCTTAGACAAAGCATCCATAGCACCTTCTATGTGATTGACATCATTACCATCTAAGCACTTCATAAGTGCATGCAGCAGTTCAGGCCATCCTGCTACTCCCCCAATCTGAACAAAAGTACTAATAATAGTCCCAGCTGTCGACCTGATTTGCCTATCAGCTGCTCCGATACAAGGTAACAACTCTGACTTCAGGTATTGCTGGTTTGTAGGCAGCATAGCCTTTAATGCACTTCTAAGGTTATTTTTTAGAAGTAACCCTGCTGCTTGCCTAATTTCAATTGATTTTGCCTGCAACATCATTCACCCGAAAGTTAAGACAACATAAAATTCCATTCTGCAGGCCCATGGGCGtagatatataaaattaatcattttcttAGAGTATATGTTCGCCCACAGATTAAGAATCCTTGACCGATCTGTTTCATAGTTTCTTGAATGCTTCGGTGAACACAGAAGTACACCTGTCCTAAGACACCTAGTTAATAATACTAAGCATCCAAATTACCAACAGAAACTCATAAGCTAAATCACAAAACAGTCTCCAGTTTTCATTCATCGCGTGACATGCACATTTATTTCGACTTTAATGCAATAGGCGTTACTTTCACAGCATTTTCAACAACGATAGCATTCAACAACGATAGCATACAGTACCACCTCCCATATAGTCCCCTCGTTGTAATAAAGCAGAATCTACTGCTACGGCCGCTGCCACCTCCAAAGGGACTGAGGCGTGAAACATATACATTCATCACAATTATAGTTGCCGAATTTCATCGTGGTATAGGATACAAAACATAAATATTCAAAAAC
This window contains:
- the LOC142519920 gene encoding transportin-1-like, which codes for MASSGGGEASTWRPQEEGLREICVLLEKQMAPSSDDKSQIYQKLQQYSQFPDFNNYLAFIFARLEAKSIEIRQAAGLLLKNNLRSALKAMLPTNQQYLKSELLPCIGAADRQIRSTAGTIISTFVQIGGVAGWPELLHALMKCLDGNDVNHIEGAMDALSKICEDAPQVLDSDIPGISERPIDVFLPKFLQLFQSPNVTLRKLSLGSVNQYILLMPTVLYSSMDKYLQGLFVLSNDTAPEVRKLVCSAFVQLVEVRSAVLEPHLRNVIEYILIVNKDPDDEVALEACEFWSTYCEAELPPENLREFLPRLIPVLLSNMAYADDDESVLEAEEDGSLPDRDQDLKPRFHSSRFHGSEDAEDEDDDIVNVWNLRKCSAAALDFLSNVFGDDILPTLMPVIEKKLSTGGDEAWKDREAAVLALGAIGEGCINGLYPHLSEIISFLTPLLDDKFPLIRSISCWTISRFSKYIVQGTAHQEGHDQFDTILIGLLRRLLDDNKRVQEAACSAFATLEEEAAGGLVSRLDVILRHLIFAFGKYQRRNLRIVYDAIGTLADAVGGELNQPQYLEILMPPLIAKWQQLSNSDKDLFQLLECFTSIAQALGTGFSHFALPVFQRCIDIIQTQQLAKVDPVSAVAQYDKEFIVCCLDLLSGLAEGLGAGIESLISQSNLRDILLQCCMDDAYDIRQSAFALLGDLARVCPVHLHSRLSEFLDVAAKQLNTPNLKETLSVANNACWAIGELAIKFHKEVSPVVLTVISCLVRILQHPEDLNKSLIENSAITLGRLAWVCPELVSPHMEHFMQSWCMALCMIRDDIEKEDAFRGLCAMVGANPSGALHSLVYMCKAIASWHEIRSQDLHNQVSQVLHGYKHMLKNGAWEQCMSALEPPVKERLSMYQV